The sequence GATTTGATGCCGCCGACGCTGATCACCCGCGACCTCAACGAGATCAAGGCGTTCCGCGACGAGTTCGGCGACATCGTGATGAAGCCGCTCTACGGGCATGGCGGCGCCTCGGTGTTCCGGCTCACCCGCGACGATCTGAATTTCGGCTCGCTCTATGATCTTTTCGCCACCACCTTCCGCGAGCCCTGGGTGGTGCAGCGCTTCCTTCCCGAGGTGCGCCATGGCGACAAGCGCATCATCCTGGTCGACGGCGTGTTCGCCGGCGCGGTGAACCGGGTGCCGAGCGAGGGCGATGTCCGCTCCAACATGGTGCGCGGCGGCGCGGCGGCGGAAACCGACCTCACCGCCCGTGAGCGCGAGATCTGCGAGCGGCTGGGGCCTGCGCTGCGCGAACGCGGCCTGCTGCTCACCGGTATCGACGTGATCGACGGCCATCTCACCGAGATCAACGTCACCGCCCCGACCGGCATCCGCGCCATCAAGCGACTGGGCGGGCCGGACATCGCGGTGACGGTGTGGGACATGATCGAGGCCAAGCGCCGCTGAGGCCGGGCCGACGGGGATCAAACGAAAACGGCACCGCCCCGGTGGGGACGGTGCCGTCTTTTCAAGCGCAGGCCGCTCAGTGCACGCTGAGCGTCACCAGTTCGTTCTGCATCGCATTGGCGATCGCCGCTTCCCGGCTGTCGGTGAGCATGATCGGTGTGCCGTCGGCGGCGTGCAGGGTGAACAGCACGAGGCCGGGCGAGAGATGCGCTTGCGGAAACATTTCCGCCGCCTCTTCCGAACGGATGGTGCGCAGATAGGCGATGTGCCCGCCGCCGAGATTGGCAAAATCCTCTGCGGTGAGGGCGCCGGCGAGCGCCGAACCGGCGGAAGCGGGGTCGATGTGGAACTCATTGGTCATGGTCGGCTACTCCTCTGCGTCCAGGCGGGACCGCGTGGGAACGTCGTCACTCATCCGTCGCAATGGTGATACGCCGGACGATGCGTTCCGGTTCCGGCCGCACCAATTCGACGCAGAGCAGGCCGTTCTTCAGCTCGGCGCCGATCACCATCATGCCATCGGCCAGCACGAAGACGCGCTGGAACTGGCGGGCGGCGATGCCCCGGTGCAGAAAGACCCGCCCGGGCTCTTCGCTCTGGCGGCCACGGATGACGAGTTCCTTCTCCTCCACCGTCACGTCGAGCTGCTCGCGGGTGAAGCCCGCGACGGCCAGAGTGATGCGAAGTTTTTCCGGCTGGTCCGGCGTGGCCACCCGCTCGATATTGTAGGGCGGGTACCCGTCGGAACCTTTCATGACCCGGTCGAGCGCCCGCTCGACCTCGTCAAAGCCGAGCAGGAAGGGGCTCGACAGCGAGGGAATACGCGACATGCTCCCAAAGTCCTCGTCTGAAGCGACTTTGTGTGATGGGACCCCGTGAGGCATCCCGTTGGGAAGCGATATGGGAGGGCGCCCGCCGCCGCGCAAGACAGGGCGGCGCGACCTCTGCCGCCAGCGGGCCGCCAGTGAACGGCTTTCGCGCCCAGGCGGCGCCGGTGAAAGGCTCGCGGGAGAGGCAAGGGGGCGGGTAGGCGCCCTCCCGGCGGTCAACACGGCCGGGGCCGCTTGCGCTCCCCGGGCAAGGGTCGAGCGCCAGTTTCAGCGTGAGGCTGGGGCGCCGCGCTCAGGCGGCGTGGCGCTCGCCATTGACGCCGAAATGGTCGAGATAGCGCGGGTTGATCTTTTCCACCGGCAGCACGATCAGCACATCGGTGGTGCCGAACTGGCGATCGACAACGGCGCCGCGCCCGATCTGCGCGCCGAGGCGCAGATAGCCCTTTATCAGCGGCGGCAGCGCGGCAAGCGCCGCCTTGGCATCCAGCGCCTCGACCGAGACGAGGTCCATCGGCGCGGCGTGCTGCGGCAGCGCCTGCGCCGCCCATTCCGGATCGGTGGGCGCGAAATGGTGCAAAAAGGCCAGCGGCCGGGCGAGCGCCTGGGGATCGCAGCCTTCGAGGCTGGCGCAGCCGAACATCACGTCGATGCCGTGGCGGCGGACATAGGCCCAGATGCCGTGCCAGAGCAGTTCCACCGTGCGCTTGGTGCGGTAGGAGCTGAGCACGCAGGAGCGGCCGAGCTCCAGGAAGCGGCGGTGCGGGTGGCGCGCCAGCAGTGGGCCGATGTCGAACTCGCCCGCCGTGTAGAAGCCATTGTGCCGGTCGGCGATCTCCTGCCGCAGCAGGCGGTAGGTACCGACGACGCGCGGCACGCGCCGGCCGCGCACGACGCGGCAGGAATCGTGATCGAGCACCAGCAGATGATCGCAAATGCCATCAAAGGCGTCGACATCGCGCCGGGCGAGCCGCATGGCGGCGGCCGGGGTCGCCGACATTTCCTCGTAGAACACCTCGTAGCGCAGGCGCTGGGCGCGCCGTACATCCGCCGCCGTCACCGCGAGCCGCACTTCCAGCGCGCCGATGCGCCCCAGCGTGGCCGGGCCGGTTTCGCCCCGGCTGCCGCGGTGCCGCAGCCCGGAATAGGAGCGCAGCGCCGGCATGAGACGCGAGGGGGTGAGCGCGGCAGGCACGAGCCGCAGCGGGGCGGGTTTGGCGGTGAAGAGTTTGCCGGCGACGGGCTTGTCGGCGACGGGCTTTCCGGCGACAGGCTTGGGGGTGAAGAAGCTGCGCAGCGCCGACAGGCCCGGCGCGGCGAAGGGGACAGCGCGGGATGACGACGGCGTCCTGACACTCTCTTCGGCGAATAGCTCCGTCATGCCCGATCCCCCCGCTGCCTTCACTATAGCGTTTTGTGACAGGAATCACATTTCTCGGACGCTCTTGTGACAGTCCGGTGCGCGCGCACCCGCCCGCCATAGGGGCCGTGGGCGCCGCCATTGCACGCCGCCGGCCCGGCTCGCGCCGCTGCAGCGGCCGGCAGCCGGCCCTCGCGCGCCCGCCGGATGGGGGATCGGGACGGGCGCGGCGGCGGGGAGGGCTCCGGCGCCTGCGCACGGCGCTCGCCCCGCGCCGGAGCTCTGTACTTCGCGCGTCCCATCGCGCGATGCCGGTTCGCGCCTGCCTTTCGCGATCTCCTGTTCCGACCCGCCCTTTGCCGGAGAGGCGATGTTATTTGTGGCATGGCCGGCGCCGCTGGGGAGGGCGCCGGCCTCTCGCCGTCGGCTCAGGCGGCTCGGCGGCGGCTCCATACGCAACCGGGGGCGCCGCCCGGCCCTTCACGCCGCGGCGGCGTGGCGGTCGGCCGCGGCGCGGTAGGCCAGCGCTTCCGCCAGATGGGCCCGGCCCACCGTCTCGGCCCCGGCGAGATCGGCGAGCGTGCGCCCCACACGCAGCACGCGGTGATAGCCGCGAGCGGAGAGCCGCATCAGCCGCGCCGCATCCGCCAGCAGCGCGGTGCCGGCGGCGTCGGGGGTGGCGATCTCTTCCAGGATCGGGCCCGTGGCCTCGGCATTGGTGAACAGATCGGGCCGGCCGAGGGCGAGGAAACGCTCGCGCTGCAGTAGGCGTGCCTGCGCCACCCGCCGCGCCACAACGGCGCTGGGTTCCGACGGGCCGGGGCGGACGAGATCGACCGCCGCCACCGCCGGCACGTCGAGATGGAGGTCGACGCGGTCGAGAAACGGGCCGGACAGCCGCGCCTGATATTCCGCCGCGCAGCGCGGCCCGCGCCGGCAGCTCTGCCCCGGCTCGCCGGCCCGGCCGCAGCGGCACGGATTCATCGCCGCGATGAGCTGGAAGCGGGCGGGGTAGGAAATGCGGTGATTGGCACGGGCGATGACCGCCTCGCCCGTCTCCAGCGGCTGGCGCAGCGAATCGAGCACGGCGGGGGTGAATTCCGGCAATTCGTCGAGGAACAGCACGCCATTATGCGCCAGCGACACCTCGCCCGGCCGCGCGCGCATGCCGCCGCCCACCATCGCCGCCATGCTGGCGGAATGATGCGGGGCGCGGAACGGGCGCCGGCTGGTCAGCGCCCCGCCCTGCAGCGTGCCGGCCACCGAGGCAACCATCGACACTTCCAGCAGCTCGGAAGGGGTGAGGGGCGGCAGCAGCGAGGGCAGGCGCTGCGCCAGCATCGACTTGCCGGCGCCGGGGGGGCCGCTGAGCAGCAGGTTGTGACGGCCGGCGGCGGCGATCTCCAACGCCCGACGGGCGGTCTCCTGCCCCTTCACATCGGCGAGATCAGGCAATTGCGCCGTCCCCGCCTCCAGCCGGGGCTCCGGGCGGGAGAGCAATTGACGGCCGGCGAAATGGTTGACGAGCTGGATCAGCGAGTGCGGCGCCAGCACCGCCATGTCCGGGCTCGCCCAGGCCGCCTCCGGCCCGCAGGCTTCCGGGCAGATGAGGCCGTGGCTGCGCGCATTGGCGCCGATGGCCGCCGGCAGCACGCCGGACACGGCGGCGATGCGCCCGTCGAGCGCGAGTTCCCCGACCACGGTGAAGCCGTCGAGCGCGTCCGGGCCGATGGCGCCAATCGCCGCCATCAGCCCGAGGGCGATGGGCAGGTCGTAATGGCTGCCTTCCTTCGGCAGGTCGGCCGGGGCGAGGTTGACGGTGATGCGGCGGGCGGGAAGCGCAAGGCCGGAGGCGGTGAGGGCGGCGCGCACCCGCTCCTTCGCTTCGGTGACCGCCTTGTCGGCGAGGCCGACGAGATTGAAGGCCGGCAGGCCCGGGCTCACCTGAACTTGAACATCGACCGGGCGGGTCTCGACCCCCTCGAACGCCACCGTCGCCACACGCTGGACCATCGCGCCCTCCCCGCCGGGGTTCGTTGCGGCGCGGCTTTCCGCACCCGCTGGTGGCAGAATACGGCCTCAGGTACGCAGGTCAAGAACAAGTAGGGAACAAACGGCGGGAACCCCGCCGAAAGGTCGGGGCGCCGATGCGCCAGATTGGTGATAGAGAAATTCTATCGTGGCACGGAACACCTGCATTGATTTGGGTTTCGCCCCGTACCATCCTTACCTTTGGAAAATTCTAAAAGAAGGCTACGGGAGAAATGCCGCATTACGAGCCCTGGAGCGACGAGCGCGCCCGCGCGGTCATTGATGAGTTCTCTCATCTTGAAGGCCCGCTAATGCCGATGCTCCACGCGGTGCAGGAGACGTTCGGCCACGTTCCCGACGCCGTCGTGCCCATGCTGGCCGAAAAGCTCAACGTCTCGCGCGCCGAGGTGCACGGGGTGGTGACCTTCTATCATGATTTCCGCCACGAGCCGGCCGGCCGCCATGTGCTGAAGCTCTGCCGCGCCGAGGCCTGCCAGGCGGCGGGCGGCGATGCGCTGGCCGAACACGCTGAACACCGGCTCGGCTGCAAGCTCGGCGAGACCACGGCGGACGGGCGCGTCACTGTCGAGCCGATCTATTGCCTCGGCCTGTGCGCCACCGCTCCTTCCGCCATGCTGGATGGTCGCATCGTCGCGCGGCTCAATGAGCGCCGGCTCGACGCCCTGATCGAGGAGGCCCAGTCGTGAGCGCCACCGGGACTGTCCGCATCTACGTTCCCAAGGATGCCTGCGCCATCGCCTGCGGCGCCGACGAGGTGGCCGAGGCGATCGCCGCCGCTGCCCTGACCCGTAAGCAGCCGATCGAGATCGTGCGCAACGGTTCGCGCGGCATGCTGTGGCTGGAGCCGATGATCGAGGTCGTCACCGACGAGGGCCGCATCGCCTATGGCCCGGTCGAGGCCGGCGATGTCGACGGCCTGTTCGCGGCGGGCTTCCTCACCGGCGGCGCGCATGCGCTGCGCATCGGCAAGCCGGAGGAGCACCCCTTCCTCGCCAAGCAGACCCGCCTCACCTTCGCCCGCTGCGGTATCATCGACCCGGCCTCCTATGCCGATTACCG is a genomic window of Ancylobacter sp. IITR112 containing:
- a CDS encoding DUF1150 domain-containing protein produces the protein MTNEFHIDPASAGSALAGALTAEDFANLGGGHIAYLRTIRSEEAAEMFPQAHLSPGLVLFTLHAADGTPIMLTDSREAAIANAMQNELVTLSVH
- a CDS encoding GNAT family N-acetyltransferase, with the protein product MTELFAEESVRTPSSSRAVPFAAPGLSALRSFFTPKPVAGKPVADKPVAGKLFTAKPAPLRLVPAALTPSRLMPALRSYSGLRHRGSRGETGPATLGRIGALEVRLAVTAADVRRAQRLRYEVFYEEMSATPAAAMRLARRDVDAFDGICDHLLVLDHDSCRVVRGRRVPRVVGTYRLLRQEIADRHNGFYTAGEFDIGPLLARHPHRRFLELGRSCVLSSYRTKRTVELLWHGIWAYVRRHGIDVMFGCASLEGCDPQALARPLAFLHHFAPTDPEWAAQALPQHAAPMDLVSVEALDAKAALAALPPLIKGYLRLGAQIGRGAVVDRQFGTTDVLIVLPVEKINPRYLDHFGVNGERHAA
- a CDS encoding Hsp20 family protein, with product MSRIPSLSSPFLLGFDEVERALDRVMKGSDGYPPYNIERVATPDQPEKLRITLAVAGFTREQLDVTVEEKELVIRGRQSEEPGRVFLHRGIAARQFQRVFVLADGMMVIGAELKNGLLCVELVRPEPERIVRRITIATDE
- a CDS encoding YifB family Mg chelatase-like AAA ATPase produces the protein MVQRVATVAFEGVETRPVDVQVQVSPGLPAFNLVGLADKAVTEAKERVRAALTASGLALPARRITVNLAPADLPKEGSHYDLPIALGLMAAIGAIGPDALDGFTVVGELALDGRIAAVSGVLPAAIGANARSHGLICPEACGPEAAWASPDMAVLAPHSLIQLVNHFAGRQLLSRPEPRLEAGTAQLPDLADVKGQETARRALEIAAAGRHNLLLSGPPGAGKSMLAQRLPSLLPPLTPSELLEVSMVASVAGTLQGGALTSRRPFRAPHHSASMAAMVGGGMRARPGEVSLAHNGVLFLDELPEFTPAVLDSLRQPLETGEAVIARANHRISYPARFQLIAAMNPCRCGRAGEPGQSCRRGPRCAAEYQARLSGPFLDRVDLHLDVPAVAAVDLVRPGPSEPSAVVARRVAQARLLQRERFLALGRPDLFTNAEATGPILEEIATPDAAGTALLADAARLMRLSARGYHRVLRVGRTLADLAGAETVGRAHLAEALAYRAAADRHAAAA
- a CDS encoding formate dehydrogenase subunit gamma; protein product: MPHYEPWSDERARAVIDEFSHLEGPLMPMLHAVQETFGHVPDAVVPMLAEKLNVSRAEVHGVVTFYHDFRHEPAGRHVLKLCRAEACQAAGGDALAEHAEHRLGCKLGETTADGRVTVEPIYCLGLCATAPSAMLDGRIVARLNERRLDALIEEAQS
- the gshB gene encoding glutathione synthase — encoded protein: MSLNVAVQMDPIDRINIAGDSAFALLLEAQARGHALAYYTPDRMAMRDGEVFATVHPLEVRDVKGDHYTLGEARRVRLDTFDVILMRQDPPFDMSYITATHLLERIHPKTLVVNDPAHVRNAPEKIFVTEFPDLMPPTLITRDLNEIKAFRDEFGDIVMKPLYGHGGASVFRLTRDDLNFGSLYDLFATTFREPWVVQRFLPEVRHGDKRIILVDGVFAGAVNRVPSEGDVRSNMVRGGAAAETDLTAREREICERLGPALRERGLLLTGIDVIDGHLTEINVTAPTGIRAIKRLGGPDIAVTVWDMIEAKRR